Proteins from a genomic interval of Deinococcus detaillensis:
- a CDS encoding GNAT family N-acetyltransferase produces the protein MPEPVAFPESLSTPRLLLRVPTAADGPLMAAAVNANLEHLRPWMPWAQQPRTPEQQSESMARAHDRFLQGEDLMYLMLKGGQIIGSCGLHRIDWSVPAGDIGYWLDSRHLGHGYVTEMAAALTDLALTPAQRGGLGLERLEIRCDPRNHKSAAVPERLGYELEARLKRNARDAQHPEQLRDTLVFAKWPPEK, from the coding sequence ATGCCCGAACCTGTTGCCTTTCCCGAGAGCCTGAGCACGCCGCGTTTGCTGCTGCGGGTACCCACCGCCGCCGACGGCCCGCTGATGGCGGCGGCGGTCAATGCCAACTTGGAGCACCTGCGGCCCTGGATGCCCTGGGCGCAGCAGCCCCGCACCCCCGAGCAGCAAAGCGAGAGCATGGCCCGCGCCCATGACCGGTTTTTGCAGGGCGAGGACTTGATGTACCTGATGCTGAAAGGCGGGCAGATTATCGGCTCATGCGGTCTTCACCGAATCGACTGGAGCGTTCCGGCGGGCGACATCGGCTACTGGCTAGACTCCCGCCACCTCGGGCACGGCTACGTCACCGAAATGGCCGCCGCCCTGACGGACTTGGCCCTTACCCCAGCTCAGCGCGGCGGCCTCGGCTTGGAGCGCCTCGAAATTCGCTGTGACCCGCGCAACCACAAAAGCGCCGCCGTGCCCGAGCGGCTGGGTTACGAATTAGAAGCGAGGCTCAAGCGCAATGCCAGAGACGCCCAACATCCTGAGCAACTGCGCGACACCTTGGTGTT